Proteins encoded within one genomic window of Amorphoplanes friuliensis DSM 7358:
- a CDS encoding DegT/DnrJ/EryC1/StrS family aminotransferase, producing the protein MTQRKIPVMIPLLGEEEALAAADAVRSGWVAQGPRVARFEQEFAATVGAAHGVAVSSCTTGLHLALVVLGIGPGDEVIVPSLSFIATANAVRYVGATPVFADVDLATGNLTVETVDTVRTPRTRAVIAVHQGGVPFDVAALRKAADGWGVGLVEDAACAAGSTAYGQPAGTGAAIAAWSFHPRKLITTGEGGMITLDDADRAVRLRRLREHGMNVSAADRHASAQPVLEAYLETAYNYRMTDIQAAVGLVQLGRLAGLVEQRRALAARYQELLADLDGLVPVRDPAYGQTNYQSFWVLINPEFGATRDEALAVLAERGVSARRGIMAAHLEPAYADVAPGPLPVTERLTRDSLILPLHHALTADDQDYIVGILRDLARR; encoded by the coding sequence ATGACGCAGCGCAAGATCCCCGTGATGATCCCGCTGCTGGGGGAGGAGGAGGCGCTGGCCGCGGCCGACGCCGTCCGCTCCGGCTGGGTCGCCCAGGGCCCCCGCGTCGCGCGCTTCGAGCAGGAGTTCGCGGCGACCGTGGGTGCCGCCCACGGCGTCGCCGTCAGCTCCTGCACCACCGGTCTGCACCTGGCGCTGGTGGTGCTCGGGATCGGGCCCGGCGACGAGGTGATCGTGCCGTCGCTGTCGTTCATCGCCACCGCCAACGCCGTCCGCTACGTCGGCGCGACCCCCGTCTTCGCCGACGTCGACCTGGCCACCGGCAACCTCACGGTCGAGACCGTCGACACCGTCCGCACCCCGCGTACGCGGGCAGTCATCGCCGTGCACCAGGGCGGTGTCCCGTTCGACGTGGCCGCGCTGCGCAAGGCCGCGGACGGCTGGGGTGTCGGCCTGGTCGAGGACGCGGCCTGTGCCGCCGGCTCGACCGCGTACGGCCAGCCCGCCGGTACGGGCGCCGCGATCGCCGCGTGGTCGTTCCACCCCCGCAAGCTCATCACCACCGGTGAGGGCGGCATGATCACCCTCGACGACGCCGACCGGGCTGTCCGCCTGCGCCGCCTGCGCGAGCACGGCATGAACGTCTCGGCCGCCGACCGGCACGCCAGCGCACAGCCGGTGCTCGAGGCGTACCTGGAGACGGCCTACAACTACCGGATGACCGACATCCAGGCGGCGGTCGGGCTCGTGCAGCTCGGCCGGCTCGCCGGGCTGGTCGAGCAGCGCCGGGCCCTCGCCGCCCGTTACCAGGAGCTGCTGGCGGACCTCGACGGGCTGGTGCCGGTGCGCGACCCCGCGTACGGGCAGACGAACTACCAGTCGTTCTGGGTCCTGATCAACCCGGAGTTCGGTGCCACCCGCGACGAGGCGCTCGCCGTGCTGGCCGAGCGCGGTGTGTCCGCCCGGCGCGGCATCATGGCCGCACACCTCGAGCCCGCGTACGCCGATGTTGCACCGGGCCCGCTGCCGGTGACCGAGCGGCTGACCCGGGACTCGCTGATCCTGCCCCTGCACCACGCGCTGACCGCCGACGACCAGGACTACATCGTCGGGATCCTGCGCGACCTGGCCCGGCGGTGA
- a CDS encoding TolB family protein, whose translation MTSTDLRPAGTVKMRAGLLAGIVVAAAAGAGGYVWNVRQDQAATIANAPAVAAGGDLTTLRTQPHLVFRSTALGPDYGRVAVVPLTAPGGPRTFTPATCERVYATQGDAICLSAQRGLVTSYQARLLDASWAPTRDLPLTGVPSRARLSRDGSLAATTTFVFGDSYANPGQFSTRTIVTRTDGEVVGDIEKFKLTVDGKVVKAADRNFWGVTFVDDDRFYATAASGGKTWLVEGSLKSRAVTALRGDVECPSLSPDGTRIAFKKHGDLPAGRWRLAVYDLRSGTETLLAETRSIDDQVEWLDDSTVVYGLPRDTASSASSDVWKVPADGSGAPQTLIQDAWSPAVVRTP comes from the coding sequence ATGACCAGCACCGACCTGCGCCCGGCGGGCACCGTGAAAATGCGTGCGGGCCTGCTCGCAGGGATCGTCGTCGCCGCGGCGGCCGGCGCCGGCGGTTACGTCTGGAACGTCCGCCAGGACCAGGCCGCAACGATCGCCAACGCCCCCGCGGTCGCGGCGGGCGGCGACCTCACCACCCTGCGCACCCAGCCGCACCTGGTCTTCCGCAGCACCGCCCTGGGCCCGGACTACGGCCGGGTCGCGGTGGTCCCGCTGACAGCCCCAGGCGGCCCCCGCACGTTCACCCCAGCCACCTGCGAACGCGTCTACGCCACGCAGGGCGACGCCATCTGCCTCTCGGCGCAGCGCGGACTCGTCACCAGTTACCAGGCGCGACTGCTCGACGCCTCCTGGGCACCCACCCGTGACCTGCCGCTGACCGGTGTCCCGAGCCGCGCCCGCCTCTCCCGCGACGGCTCGCTGGCGGCCACGACCACGTTCGTCTTCGGCGACTCGTACGCCAACCCCGGGCAGTTCTCCACACGGACGATCGTCACCCGTACCGACGGTGAGGTCGTCGGGGACATCGAGAAGTTCAAACTGACGGTCGACGGCAAGGTCGTGAAAGCCGCCGACCGCAACTTCTGGGGCGTCACGTTCGTCGACGACGACCGCTTCTACGCCACCGCGGCATCCGGCGGAAAAACCTGGCTCGTCGAAGGCAGCCTGAAAAGCCGTGCGGTCACGGCACTCCGAGGCGACGTGGAATGCCCGTCGCTGTCCCCGGACGGCACCCGCATCGCCTTCAAGAAACACGGCGACCTCCCGGCGGGCCGCTGGCGCCTGGCGGTCTACGACCTGCGCTCCGGCACGGAAACCCTCCTGGCCGAGACCCGCAGCATCGACGACCAGGTCGAATGGCTCGACGACAGCACCGTCGTCTACGGCCTGCCCCGCGACACCGCCAGCTCCGCCTCCAGCGACGTCTGGAAGGTGCCCGCGGACGGCAGCGGGGCGCCGCAGACCCTGATCCAGGACGCCTGGTCGCCCGCGGTCGTCCGTACACCATGA
- a CDS encoding MFS transporter — translation MASNVYVSLRDRPGADAAPGAGRTVRRVSSTVVLLGIVSLLTDVSSEMVASVLPLYLTAAVGLSPVAYGFLDGTYQGVSAFVRIAGGYAGDRGGHPKWVAVLGYGASALSRIAMLPAAGFAAITGVVTADRLGKGLRTAPRDALIAEASDPATLGRSFGVHRALDTCGAALGPLVAFALLASVPGSYDSIFVVSFAFALAGLAVLVLFVPNLRTAAGAARVGLRRALREVGGRKLRRPLLAAGVLGLLTVGDGFIYLSLQNRDDFAAGYFPLLYVGTNVAYLALAVPMGRLADRVGRGRVLVAGHGALFACYLMAALPAGGIGLTLGVLLLLGVFYAATDGVLPALISRLVPAETRGSGIAAAQTVVALARFASSVLFGLLWSLQGPSRSLVLFAVVLALVVPVAAWLLRGIDRPEVAA, via the coding sequence GTGGCAAGCAACGTGTACGTGTCGCTGCGGGACCGGCCCGGTGCCGACGCGGCGCCGGGGGCCGGTCGCACCGTCCGCCGGGTCTCGTCGACGGTGGTGCTCCTCGGCATCGTCAGCCTCCTGACCGACGTCTCGTCGGAGATGGTGGCCTCGGTGCTGCCGCTGTACCTCACGGCGGCGGTCGGTCTGAGCCCGGTCGCCTACGGCTTCCTCGACGGGACCTACCAGGGTGTCAGCGCCTTCGTGCGCATCGCCGGCGGTTATGCCGGCGACCGTGGTGGTCACCCCAAGTGGGTCGCGGTCCTCGGGTACGGCGCGTCGGCGCTCAGCCGCATCGCCATGCTCCCCGCCGCGGGGTTCGCCGCCATCACCGGCGTGGTGACCGCCGACCGGCTCGGTAAGGGACTGCGCACAGCACCACGGGACGCACTCATCGCGGAGGCGTCCGACCCGGCCACACTGGGCCGGTCGTTCGGCGTCCACCGCGCCCTCGACACGTGCGGTGCCGCCCTCGGGCCACTGGTGGCGTTCGCGCTGCTGGCCAGCGTGCCGGGCAGTTACGACTCCATCTTCGTGGTGTCGTTCGCGTTCGCCCTGGCCGGCCTGGCGGTCCTCGTCCTCTTCGTGCCCAACCTGCGGACGGCGGCCGGTGCCGCCCGCGTCGGCCTGCGCCGGGCCCTGCGCGAGGTCGGCGGCCGCAAGCTGCGCCGGCCCCTGCTCGCCGCCGGTGTGCTCGGCCTGCTGACCGTCGGCGACGGCTTCATCTACCTGTCGCTGCAAAATCGCGACGACTTCGCCGCCGGCTACTTCCCCCTGCTGTACGTCGGCACCAACGTGGCGTACCTGGCTCTGGCCGTACCGATGGGACGCCTGGCCGACCGGGTCGGCCGCGGCCGGGTCCTGGTGGCCGGCCACGGCGCGCTCTTCGCCTGTTATCTGATGGCCGCGCTGCCCGCCGGCGGCATCGGTCTCACGCTCGGCGTCCTGCTGCTGCTCGGTGTCTTCTACGCCGCCACGGACGGTGTGCTGCCCGCCCTGATCAGCCGTCTGGTGCCGGCCGAGACCCGGGGGAGCGGCATCGCGGCCGCCCAGACCGTCGTGGCGCTGGCCCGCTTCGCCTCGTCCGTGCTCTTCGGTCTGCTGTGGAGCCTGCAGGGGCCGAGCCGGTCGCTGGTGCTCTTCGCGGTGGTGCTCGCCCTGGTAGTGCCGGTGGCGGCCTGGCTGCTGCGCGGCATCGACCGCCCCGAGGTGGCCGCATGA
- a CDS encoding DegT/DnrJ/EryC1/StrS family aminotransferase: MTRIPLVDLAAAHAEVAEEVETGFKRIIAETAFIGGAEVAAFEQEYAAFSGLPHCIGVANGTDALELALRAVGVGPGTEVILPANTFIATAEAVARAGARVVLVDCDPATYLIDVEAALAAVTPATRAIAPVHLYGQLAPVEQLRAGLAGRDVAIVEDAAQSQGATRHGVAAGADGIAATSFYPGKNLGAYGDAGAVVTASEELATTVRTLGSHGGLKKYTHDLIGVNSRLDGLQAVVLRAKLTRLAGWNDRRRAAAARYDELLAGLDVVRPVTLDGNEHVWHIYCIRVPGGRRDAVVAELNAAGVGAAIHYPVPVHRTGAFEHLGGSFPNAESAAPEIMSLPIYPQITPDQQTRVVETLTAAIAG, translated from the coding sequence ATGACCCGCATCCCGCTCGTCGACCTGGCCGCCGCCCACGCGGAAGTGGCCGAGGAGGTCGAGACCGGCTTCAAGCGCATCATCGCCGAGACGGCGTTCATCGGCGGCGCCGAGGTGGCGGCGTTCGAGCAGGAGTACGCCGCGTTCTCCGGCCTGCCGCACTGCATCGGCGTGGCCAACGGCACCGACGCGCTCGAGCTGGCCCTGCGCGCGGTCGGCGTCGGCCCCGGCACCGAGGTGATCCTGCCGGCGAACACGTTCATCGCCACCGCCGAGGCCGTCGCCCGCGCCGGCGCCCGGGTGGTCCTGGTCGACTGCGACCCGGCGACCTACCTCATCGACGTCGAGGCCGCGCTCGCCGCCGTCACTCCCGCCACGCGGGCCATCGCGCCCGTCCACCTGTACGGCCAGCTGGCGCCGGTCGAGCAGCTCCGCGCCGGTCTCGCGGGCCGTGACGTGGCCATCGTCGAGGACGCCGCCCAGAGCCAGGGCGCGACCCGTCACGGCGTCGCTGCGGGTGCGGACGGCATCGCGGCCACCAGCTTCTACCCCGGCAAGAACCTCGGCGCGTACGGCGACGCGGGGGCGGTCGTGACGGCCTCGGAGGAGCTGGCCACCACGGTCCGCACGCTGGGCAGCCACGGCGGCCTCAAGAAGTACACGCACGACCTGATCGGCGTGAACAGCCGCCTCGACGGCCTCCAGGCGGTCGTCCTGCGCGCCAAGCTGACCCGTCTCGCCGGCTGGAACGACCGCCGTCGCGCCGCCGCCGCCCGCTACGACGAGCTGCTCGCCGGCCTCGACGTGGTGCGCCCGGTGACACTGGACGGCAACGAGCACGTCTGGCACATCTACTGCATCCGGGTGCCCGGTGGCCGCCGCGACGCCGTCGTGGCCGAGCTCAACGCCGCCGGTGTCGGCGCCGCGATCCACTACCCGGTGCCGGTGCACCGCACGGGCGCGTTCGAGCACCTGGGCGGCTCGTTCCCGAACGCCGAGTCGGCGGCGCCCGAGATCATGTCGCTGCCGATCTACCCGCAGATCACCCCGGACCAGCAGACCCGGGTCGTGGAGACGCTGACGGCGGCGATCGCTGGCTGA
- a CDS encoding acetyltransferase: MRNLVIVGAGGFARETAAAATAAGRQVLGFVDDDPALHGTTRSGVPILGSVDSVRELTDAAVVVCVGNPRNYTARKSIVERLGLPAERYTTVVHPSASIGAGSVVGPGSVLLAGAVLTADVTVGSHVAVMPQVVLTHDDRVADYATVASGVRLGGGVVLEAGAYVGAGALVRESVTIGAWSLVGLGSVVLRDVPPGQVWAGNPARLLRDAGVLASPRS, translated from the coding sequence GTGAGAAACCTCGTCATCGTCGGCGCGGGCGGCTTCGCCCGCGAGACGGCTGCCGCCGCCACGGCAGCCGGCCGCCAGGTTCTGGGCTTTGTCGACGACGATCCCGCCCTGCACGGCACGACGCGGTCGGGGGTGCCGATCCTCGGCAGCGTCGACAGCGTGCGGGAATTGACCGACGCCGCCGTGGTGGTGTGCGTCGGCAATCCCCGCAACTACACCGCCCGGAAGAGCATCGTCGAGCGCCTCGGCCTGCCCGCCGAGCGTTACACGACGGTGGTGCACCCGTCGGCCTCGATCGGCGCCGGCAGTGTGGTCGGCCCGGGCAGTGTGCTGCTCGCCGGTGCGGTGCTGACCGCCGACGTCACCGTGGGCTCGCACGTCGCGGTCATGCCGCAGGTCGTGCTCACCCACGACGACCGGGTCGCCGACTACGCCACTGTCGCTTCGGGCGTACGCCTGGGTGGTGGTGTGGTGCTCGAAGCCGGCGCGTACGTGGGTGCCGGAGCCCTCGTCCGCGAGAGCGTGACGATCGGTGCCTGGTCGCTGGTCGGCCTGGGCTCGGTAGTGCTGCGCGACGTCCCACCCGGCCAGGTCTGGGCCGGCAATCCCGCTCGTCTGTTACGCGACGCCGGTGTCCTGGCGTCCCCGAGGAGTTGA
- a CDS encoding NAD-dependent epimerase/dehydratase family protein — protein MTGVQIEGARALVTGGAGTIGSHVVDELIRGGAAEIVVLDNFVRGRRENLAWADANGSVRLVEGDIRDQALVREVTAGKDLVFHLAAIRITQCAEEPRLANEVLVDGTFNVIEAAAEEGVKKLVVSSSASVYGLAEEFPTTERHHPYNNDTFYGAAKAFNEATLRSFHSMKGLDYVALRYFNVYGPRMDIFGLYTEVLIRWMERIESGTPPLILGDGLQTMDFVHVADIARANILAARADVTDEVFNIASGTETSLKELAQALSEVMKSDLAPEHGPARAVNGVTRRLADTSAAAEKLGFRSEIDLHQGLQGLVEWWRSSR, from the coding sequence GTGACTGGCGTACAGATCGAGGGCGCACGCGCCCTCGTCACGGGCGGGGCAGGCACCATCGGCTCGCACGTCGTCGACGAACTCATCCGTGGCGGTGCCGCGGAGATCGTCGTCCTCGACAACTTCGTGCGGGGCCGGCGGGAAAATCTCGCCTGGGCCGACGCGAACGGGTCGGTACGGCTGGTCGAGGGCGACATCCGTGACCAGGCCCTGGTGCGGGAGGTGACCGCCGGCAAGGACCTCGTGTTCCACCTCGCCGCGATCCGCATCACCCAGTGCGCGGAGGAGCCCCGGCTGGCCAACGAGGTGCTGGTCGACGGCACCTTCAACGTCATCGAGGCGGCGGCCGAGGAGGGTGTCAAGAAGCTCGTCGTGTCGTCGTCGGCGTCGGTCTATGGCCTGGCGGAGGAGTTCCCGACCACCGAGCGGCACCACCCGTACAACAACGACACGTTCTACGGTGCGGCGAAGGCGTTCAACGAGGCCACGCTGCGCAGCTTCCACAGCATGAAGGGCCTCGACTACGTCGCCCTGCGCTACTTCAACGTCTACGGCCCCCGGATGGACATCTTCGGCCTCTACACCGAGGTCCTGATCCGCTGGATGGAACGCATCGAGTCGGGCACCCCGCCGCTGATCCTCGGCGACGGCCTGCAGACCATGGACTTCGTCCACGTCGCCGACATCGCCCGCGCCAACATCCTGGCCGCCCGCGCCGACGTGACCGACGAGGTCTTCAACATCGCCAGCGGCACCGAGACCAGCCTCAAGGAGCTGGCCCAGGCGCTCAGCGAGGTCATGAAGTCCGACCTGGCCCCCGAGCACGGCCCGGCCCGTGCGGTCAACGGCGTCACCCGGCGCCTGGCCGACACCAGCGCGGCGGCCGAGAAGCTCGGCTTCCGCTCCGAGATCGACCTCCACCAGGGCCTGCAGGGCCTCGTGGAGTGGTGGCGGTCGTCGCGATGA
- a CDS encoding DUF4082 domain-containing protein has product MPGTTVGARFVRALRRTAAGAGLSGDSPQRTGHHRWRPIVAVAASVTLVLAFGVQASPVLAADPCATPVNAIACENSKTGSPPSEWDDIWGAGDDTIQGFATDMSVNVGQTVSFKVKSAGPYRIDIYRLGYYGGNGARKHATLNPPQGPTQPACVVNPTTEIYDCGTWTVSASWAVPAATVSGVFIARLTRTDTGGASQIPFVVRNDASTSKLYFKTSDATWQAYNTYGGSNFYWGGANGRALKVSYNRPFETRNIGEGRDYVFSNEFPMIRFLERNGYDVSYTSDVDADRRGQLIRNHKTFLSVGHDEYWSGPQRAHVEAARDANVNLAFFSGNEVYWKTRWESSVDGTNTPYRTLVCYKETWAQAKIDPSSEWTGTWRDPRFSPPSNGGKPENALTGTAYMSNNTDLAMKVPADQGKNRFWRNTSVANQSAGQTATLAPHTVGYESDEDLDNGFRPAGLFRLSTTTGEAPEYLRDFGTAVTPGTTTHNMTLYRAASGALVFGAGTIQWAWGLDSEHDGTQSPADSRMQQATINLLADMGAQPTTLMTGMVAASASTDTIAPDTAFASPAEGSKATNGAKVTVTGTATDSGGGRVAGVEVSTDAGATWHPATGTSSWAYSFYSNGAAAQVLKARAVDDSGNLEQSPASRTLDLDGSSSLFGQRVPAVPAADDASAATLGIKFVPQADGNITGVRFYKGAGNTGSHRGAIWSSTGELLRNGTFSDETSTGWQTLKFSSPLPVTRNTTYVASYYAPNGHYAADDRFFSALPHNAFPLSAPRGVTSGGNGIFRPGNGFPAEPSTTDANYYVDVLFVDGDTAPPSVLATTPDGGETGIDLDTRLSALFSKPLDASSVQVTVKDAANVTITGSTSYDSSTRTVRFTPANGFGVGLTYTATVTAKDTQNRSMSAPYTWSFTTTPYAQVVTLMPAGALPQNASSGDSDSVSLGVKFTPTVNGKVIGVRYYQGPGNTGTHIGTLYGADGSMKAKATFGAGTGSGWQKVHFSQPVDVTAGTTYVAAYWASNGNYSNNPGYFNEPYATEDRYLTAPAGENGVYAYGGDVFPNRSYGSTNYWIDPLYVPDGPPPALPTQPDPPAGAATILGTRTPAVASFDDNSTIEVGVKFKSSVAGTVRGLRFYKGSQNTGVHKGTLWAADGQEKASGTFTHESASGWQTMLFDQPVAITANTTYVASYNTTRGYYAADLNGFADTTTNGALTVEPGGGLYKYGSSAFPTGTSNHNFWVDVYFFPSGS; this is encoded by the coding sequence ATGCCCGGCACCACCGTCGGTGCGCGTTTTGTCAGAGCCTTGCGGCGGACCGCCGCGGGTGCCGGCCTGTCCGGTGATTCTCCGCAGCGCACCGGTCACCATCGGTGGCGCCCGATCGTCGCGGTGGCCGCCTCGGTGACCCTGGTGCTGGCTTTCGGGGTGCAGGCGTCCCCGGTGCTCGCCGCCGACCCCTGCGCGACCCCGGTCAACGCGATCGCCTGCGAGAACAGCAAAACAGGCTCGCCGCCCTCGGAGTGGGACGACATCTGGGGTGCCGGCGACGACACCATTCAGGGCTTTGCGACCGACATGAGCGTCAACGTCGGACAGACGGTGAGCTTCAAGGTCAAGTCGGCCGGTCCGTACCGGATCGACATTTACCGGCTCGGTTACTACGGCGGTAACGGCGCGCGAAAGCACGCCACCCTGAATCCGCCGCAAGGCCCCACCCAGCCCGCTTGCGTCGTCAATCCGACAACCGAGATCTATGACTGCGGAACGTGGACGGTTTCGGCAAGCTGGGCAGTTCCGGCGGCGACCGTTTCCGGGGTATTCATCGCACGTCTCACGCGCACCGATACCGGTGGCGCGAGTCAGATCCCGTTTGTCGTCCGTAACGACGCCAGCACCTCGAAGCTGTACTTCAAGACCTCGGACGCGACCTGGCAGGCCTACAACACCTACGGCGGCTCCAACTTCTACTGGGGCGGCGCCAACGGGCGGGCGCTGAAGGTCAGCTACAACCGGCCGTTCGAGACGCGGAACATCGGCGAGGGCCGCGACTACGTCTTCAGCAACGAGTTCCCGATGATCCGGTTCCTCGAGCGCAACGGCTACGACGTCAGCTACACCTCCGACGTCGATGCCGACCGCCGGGGCCAGCTGATCCGCAACCACAAGACGTTCCTCTCCGTCGGTCACGACGAATACTGGTCCGGACCCCAGCGTGCGCACGTCGAGGCAGCTCGCGACGCCAACGTCAACCTCGCCTTCTTCAGCGGCAACGAGGTCTACTGGAAGACCCGCTGGGAAAGCAGCGTCGACGGTACGAACACGCCGTACCGGACCCTGGTCTGTTACAAGGAGACGTGGGCGCAAGCCAAGATCGACCCCTCCTCGGAGTGGACCGGCACCTGGCGTGACCCCCGGTTCAGCCCACCGTCGAACGGCGGCAAACCGGAGAACGCCCTGACCGGTACGGCGTACATGTCGAACAACACGGACCTGGCGATGAAGGTGCCGGCGGATCAGGGAAAGAACCGGTTCTGGCGCAACACCTCGGTGGCGAACCAGTCGGCCGGGCAGACCGCGACGCTCGCACCGCACACGGTCGGCTACGAGTCGGACGAGGATCTCGACAACGGCTTCCGCCCGGCGGGCCTGTTCCGGTTGTCCACCACGACCGGCGAAGCACCCGAATACCTGCGTGACTTCGGCACCGCGGTGACGCCCGGGACGACGACCCACAACATGACGCTCTACCGTGCCGCCAGCGGCGCCCTGGTCTTCGGCGCCGGAACCATCCAATGGGCGTGGGGCCTCGACTCGGAGCACGACGGTACGCAGTCCCCCGCCGACTCCCGGATGCAACAGGCGACCATCAACCTGCTCGCGGACATGGGCGCCCAGCCGACGACGCTGATGACCGGCATGGTCGCGGCCTCCGCCTCCACGGACACGATCGCACCGGACACGGCCTTCGCCTCGCCCGCCGAGGGCAGCAAGGCCACCAATGGCGCCAAGGTGACCGTCACGGGTACCGCCACCGACAGCGGTGGCGGCCGGGTCGCCGGCGTGGAGGTTTCCACCGACGCGGGTGCCACCTGGCATCCGGCCACCGGCACCTCGTCGTGGGCCTACAGCTTCTACAGCAACGGCGCCGCGGCCCAGGTGCTCAAGGCCCGGGCCGTGGACGACAGCGGCAACCTCGAGCAGAGCCCGGCAAGCCGGACGCTCGACCTCGACGGCTCCAGCTCGCTGTTCGGTCAGCGGGTGCCCGCGGTGCCTGCGGCGGACGACGCCTCGGCCGCCACCCTCGGCATCAAGTTCGTGCCCCAGGCCGACGGCAACATCACCGGCGTGCGCTTCTACAAGGGCGCGGGCAACACCGGCAGCCACCGCGGCGCGATCTGGTCCTCGACCGGCGAACTGCTGCGCAACGGCACCTTCTCCGACGAGACCAGCACCGGCTGGCAGACGCTGAAGTTCTCCAGCCCGCTGCCGGTCACCCGCAACACGACCTACGTCGCGTCCTACTACGCGCCGAACGGTCACTACGCCGCGGACGACCGGTTCTTCAGCGCGCTGCCGCACAACGCGTTCCCGCTCAGTGCGCCGCGCGGTGTCACTTCCGGGGGCAACGGCATCTTCCGGCCCGGCAACGGCTTCCCGGCCGAGCCGTCCACCACGGACGCGAACTACTACGTGGACGTGCTCTTCGTCGACGGCGACACCGCGCCGCCGAGCGTGCTCGCGACGACGCCCGACGGCGGCGAGACGGGAATCGACCTCGACACGCGACTCTCGGCGCTGTTCAGCAAGCCCTTGGACGCCTCCAGCGTTCAGGTCACCGTCAAGGACGCGGCCAACGTCACGATCACCGGCAGCACCTCCTACGACAGCTCCACCCGAACGGTGCGGTTCACGCCGGCGAACGGCTTCGGCGTGGGCCTGACCTACACCGCGACGGTCACGGCGAAGGACACCCAGAACCGCTCGATGTCGGCTCCGTACACCTGGTCGTTCACCACGACGCCGTACGCGCAGGTCGTCACGCTGATGCCGGCCGGTGCACTCCCGCAGAACGCGTCCTCCGGTGACTCCGACTCGGTGAGCCTGGGCGTGAAGTTCACCCCGACCGTCAACGGCAAGGTGATCGGTGTCCGCTACTACCAGGGACCCGGCAACACCGGTACGCACATCGGCACGCTCTACGGCGCCGACGGCAGCATGAAGGCCAAGGCGACCTTCGGGGCGGGCACCGGCTCCGGCTGGCAGAAGGTGCACTTCTCCCAGCCGGTCGACGTGACCGCCGGGACCACCTACGTCGCCGCCTACTGGGCCTCGAACGGCAACTACTCGAACAACCCCGGTTACTTCAACGAGCCGTACGCCACCGAGGACCGCTACCTGACGGCACCCGCCGGCGAGAACGGCGTCTACGCCTACGGTGGCGACGTCTTCCCGAACCGCAGCTACGGCTCGACGAACTACTGGATCGACCCGCTGTACGTGCCGGACGGCCCGCCGCCGGCGCTCCCCACCCAGCCCGATCCTCCGGCCGGTGCCGCCACGATCCTCGGCACCCGGACACCCGCGGTGGCATCGTTCGACGACAACTCGACGATCGAGGTCGGCGTCAAGTTCAAGTCCAGCGTCGCCGGCACCGTCCGCGGCCTGCGCTTCTACAAGGGCTCGCAGAACACCGGTGTGCACAAGGGCACGCTGTGGGCGGCCGACGGCCAGGAGAAGGCCAGCGGCACGTTCACCCACGAGTCCGCGTCCGGCTGGCAGACCATGCTGTTCGACCAGCCGGTCGCGATCACGGCGAACACCACGTATGTCGCCTCGTACAACACGACTCGCGGTTACTACGCAGCGGACCTCAACGGCTTCGCCGACACGACAACCAACGGCGCCCTGACCGTCGAACCCGGCGGCGGCCTCTACAAGTACGGCTCCTCGGCCTTCCCGACCGGCACCTCGAACCACAACTTCTGGGTGGACGTCTACTTCTTCCCCTCGGGAAGCTGA
- a CDS encoding acyl carrier protein, whose protein sequence is MNPTVSGGKPMDLTTTTQDVKAVLVSVLGIEDRAATIDAATPLLDSLPELDSMAVLELVAALEQRFGVTIDDDEVTAEVFDTLGSLTTLVEDKLR, encoded by the coding sequence GTGAACCCGACCGTCTCCGGAGGCAAACCCATGGACCTGACCACGACGACCCAGGACGTCAAGGCCGTGCTGGTGTCCGTGCTCGGCATCGAGGATCGCGCGGCGACGATCGACGCCGCCACCCCGCTGCTCGACAGCCTGCCCGAGCTCGACTCGATGGCCGTGCTGGAGCTGGTCGCCGCGCTCGAGCAGCGTTTCGGGGTCACCATCGACGACGACGAGGTGACGGCGGAGGTCTTCGACACCCTCGGCAGCCTCACCACGCTGGTCGAGGACAAGCTGCGCTGA